The nucleotide sequence TTAGTGCCCGGCAGTCGATTTTCCTCCGCCAAACTCGCTCACTTTTTCTTTATGCTATCAAGCCGATCAAGCCATACCCATTTATAATCGTTACGACTCATTGCGTTCAGGGGATTGTCACGCACTTCTGCATGCAACACACGCTCTTCTTTCGGATAAGTAAGAATCACAAGCGAAGCATCATCAACAGCAATTTGCTCAGCCTGTTGGTAAAGCTTGTATCGCAGCGAATCATTAGGGGTTGATAACGCTTTTTCATAAATCGAATTGAATTGCGGGCTGTTGTAACGTTGCATATTTGGGAAACTTCGCTCATCTGGATTTTTTGGCAAAAGTTTACCGTAGTAAAGATTGAGGAAATTTTGGGGCTCTGCATAATCAGCCACCCACTCTTGCTTATAGAAAGCGACTTTCCCACTTTCAATGCTCCGATTTAACTCCGCCCACTCTATTTGACGAATTGAAACACGAATAGAAAGTGTCTCGGTTATCATTCGCTCAATCGCACGCGCAATTCGCAAAGTCTTTTCACTGTTTGCGGGAATGTGTAGAATTAACTCAGGAAAATTTTTACCATTTGGAAATCCCGCTTGTGCCAGAAGTTTTTTGGCTTGATTCGGGTCGTACTTAAATCCCTTTATGAGCGAAGCGCGGTATTTCGGCATTGTAGGTGGGGTAAATCCAAAATTCGCCGCAACACCCTCGCCCTTCAATTCGGTTCTTTCCAAGAGTTCTCGGTTAATCGCAAAAGCAATCGCTTGCCGCACTTTTACATCTGTAAATGGGGCTTGCATGACATGAAGTCCCAAAAATTCGGTTGCTAAAGCAGGAACCCATTGATAGCGGAAGTCTCTCTGATACTCGGGTGACAGCCGAAGTCCGGTTTCATCCAACCATAGACTTCGGATATCACCCGGTAAACCGGAAGATTCCAGCAAGTTTCCTTTCTTGAATTCTGCTTGCTGCATCCCCCGATCCGGGATATAGCTGACACGAATTTCATTCAAGAAAGGAAGTGAATTTCCAAACTCATCTTTCCCCCAATAGCCATCATTTCGTTTGATTAAAATTGATTTC is from Chloroherpetonaceae bacterium and encodes:
- a CDS encoding ABC transporter substrate-binding protein; translated protein: MKQGKRALMIIQLFFFVSGCMNQNEPQLRSEYSAGSNGKVYGGSYSYSVSIPIESLDPINISDASSITLAHQIFELLVDLDSKTLQLTPELAKSWTIEDGGTTYTFTLRDSVYFHQDNCFPQGVVRAVSAEDVKFSFERVCNPRYSPVGFYVFKDIVYGATEFYEEQKAALEQGREPRINEVKGFEVVDRLRFRIRLNKPFGPFLMTLTNGFCYIVPKEAVLFYGENFGRHPVGTGPFMIKEMGVKENGITKSILIKRNDGYWGKDEFGNSLPFLNEIRVSYIPDRGMQQAEFKKGNLLESSGLPGDIRSLWLDETGLRLSPEYQRDFRYQWVPALATEFLGLHVMQAPFTDVKVRQAIAFAINRELLERTELKGEGVAANFGFTPPTMPKYRASLIKGFKYDPNQAKKLLAQAGFPNGKNFPELILHIPANSEKTLRIARAIERMITETLSIRVSIRQIEWAELNRSIESGKVAFYKQEWVADYAEPQNFLNLYYGKLLPKNPDERSFPNMQRYNSPQFNSIYEKALSTPNDSLRYKLYQQAEQIAVDDASLVILTYPKEERVLHAEVRDNPLNAMSRNDYKWVWLDRLDSIKKK